A single window of Flavobacterium aestivum DNA harbors:
- a CDS encoding DNA adenine methylase — translation MTQKSKKFTQAPLPFMGQKRRFLNQVKKVLSGCPNDATYVDLFGGSGLLSHTVKQHYPSAKVVYNDYDNYRLRLDNVSHTNRLISDIRTIVSNCPKDKRIVEPERDLVIKRVLQEEQTTGYVDYITLSSNVLFSMKYVQSYAELEKETLYNCVRMSDYNTENYLEGVVIESLDYKELFTKYQDYTNVVFLVDPPYLSTEVGTYKNYWKLKDYLDVLDVLNGTNYIYFTSNKSHIIELCEWMVNKPALYNPFAGSTTSTVNNQVNFSASYTDIMLHKINYKFK, via the coding sequence ATGACACAAAAAAGTAAAAAATTCACACAAGCGCCACTACCATTTATGGGGCAAAAGAGACGGTTTTTAAATCAAGTTAAGAAAGTATTAAGCGGTTGTCCAAATGATGCAACATACGTCGATTTATTCGGCGGTTCGGGCTTATTATCACACACTGTTAAGCAACATTATCCATCAGCAAAAGTGGTGTATAATGATTATGATAATTATAGGTTGCGTCTTGACAATGTCAGCCATACCAATAGGTTGATAAGTGATATAAGGACTATCGTATCCAACTGTCCAAAAGATAAACGTATCGTGGAACCTGAACGGGATTTGGTTATCAAAAGAGTACTGCAGGAAGAACAAACAACGGGCTATGTTGACTATATTACTTTGTCGAGTAATGTTCTATTTAGTATGAAGTATGTGCAATCATACGCAGAACTGGAAAAGGAAACGCTATATAATTGCGTTAGAATGAGTGATTATAATACTGAAAACTATTTAGAAGGTGTTGTCATTGAATCCCTTGATTACAAAGAATTGTTCACGAAGTACCAAGACTATACTAATGTGGTGTTTTTAGTTGACCCACCATACTTAAGTACAGAGGTTGGAACGTATAAGAATTATTGGAAATTAAAGGACTATCTTGATGTTCTTGATGTGTTAAACGGTACGAATTATATATACTTTACATCTAATAAATCGCATATAATTGAGCTGTGTGAATGGATGGTAAACAAGCCAGCATTATATAATCCTTTTGCTGGTTCAACCACAAGCACAGTAAACAATCAGGTTAATTTTAGTGCCAGTTATACCGATATAATGTTGCATAAGATAAACTATAAATTTAAATAG
- a CDS encoding glycoside hydrolase family 73 protein, protein MKPELFVNNYLPHAKKVEAKTGISAVATLTQAALESAWGDVAPGNMFFGVKDTDGINGNEQLITTTEYSSRADLKFPVIISITPVMRKGRKMFKYVVKDYFRKYPTPEECFNDHAQFFLKNSRYAKALTVKHDYNSFFEEIAKAGYATDPNYSDTLKAVSKSIVKFIK, encoded by the coding sequence ATGAAACCAGAACTATTTGTAAATAATTACCTGCCACATGCAAAGAAAGTGGAGGCTAAAACAGGAATTTCAGCTGTAGCAACATTAACACAGGCGGCACTTGAATCGGCTTGGGGTGATGTTGCACCAGGAAACATGTTTTTTGGGGTTAAAGATACCGATGGTATTAACGGTAATGAGCAGTTAATAACTACTACTGAGTACAGTTCTAGAGCTGATTTGAAGTTCCCGGTAATTATATCGATTACTCCAGTAATGCGAAAGGGACGCAAAATGTTTAAGTATGTAGTAAAGGATTACTTTAGAAAGTATCCAACGCCTGAAGAATGCTTTAATGATCATGCGCAATTCTTTTTGAAAAACAGTAGATATGCAAAGGCTCTAACCGTAAAGCATGACTACAATAGCTTCTTTGAAGAAATTGCAAAAGCGGGTTATGCCACTGATCCAAATTATTCCGACACGCTTAAAGCGGTGTCTAAATCGATTGTAAAATTTATTAAATAG